The Linepithema humile isolate Giens D197 chromosome 2, Lhum_UNIL_v1.0, whole genome shotgun sequence genome has a segment encoding these proteins:
- the LOC136997855 gene encoding nascent polypeptide-associated complex subunit alpha, muscle-specific form-like — MRDMRGRAPTKQASIASVCARRVSRTLLERRVHMDAMLACVVPPCIYIYIYINFINFIKSIISLSLSRYFSRSVCHVKIKIFFFIAARSEGNLPSGRRGTVPTAPSTSDTRTPATVPVVPSTSDTRTPATVPAVPSTSDTRTPATVPVVPSTSDTRTPATVPAAPSTSDTRTPTTIPVVPSTSDTRTPATVPAAPSTSDTWTPTTIPVVPSTSNTRTAATSPLADRANIQTGRIGQDVRKNINDAVRQAINQQRKKQRKYANFKRHTAPGYGLQLAPSGYMPAPASSGYVSVLSAPPGYMPAPPAPSGYVSVPSAPPGYMPAPPAPSGYASVPSAPPGYMPAPPAPSGYASVPSAPPGYMPAPPAASGYASVPSAPPGYMPAPPAASGYASVPSAPPGYMPAPPAASGYASVPSAPPGYMPAPPAASGYASVPSAPPGYMPAPPAASGYASVPSAPSGYMPAPPTLSGYMPAPPASFGFVPAPSGGYYY; from the exons gctcgccGTGTGAGTCGTACGTTGTTGGAACGGCGAGTGCACATGGACGCGATGCTCGCTTGTGTGGTGCCGCCATG tatttatatatatatatatatcaactttataaattttataaaaagcataatttctctctctctctctcgttatTTCTCTCGTTCTGTCTgtcatgtaaaaattaaaatatttttttttattgcagcacGAAGCGAAGGCAACTTGCCGTCAGGACGAAGGGGGACGGTGCCGACGGCACCGTCAACATCGGACACGAGGACCCCGGCGACGGTACCGGTGGTACCATCAACATCGGACACGAGGACCCCGGCGACAGTGCCGGCGGTACCATCAACATCGGACACGAGGACCCCGGCGACGGTACCGGTGGTACCATCAACATCGGACACGAGGACCCCGGCGACAGTGCCGGCGGCACCGTCAACATCGGACACGAGGACCCCGACGACGATACCGGTGGTACCGTCAACATCGGACACGAGGACCCCGGCGACAGTGCCGGCGGCACCGTCAACATCGGACACGTGGACCCCGACGACGATACCGGTGGTACCGTCAACATCGAACACGAGGACTGCGGCGACGTCGCCGTTAGCAGACAGGGCGAATATCCAGACAGGAAGAATAGGCCAAGATGTAAGAAAG aatattaatGATGCGGTGCGTCAAGCAATCaatcaacaaagaaaaaaGCAGAGGAAGTATGCCAATTTTAAACGGCACACCGCACCAGGGTACGGGCTCCAACTGGCACCATCCGGATACATGCCCGCGCCTGCATCTTCTGGATATGTGTCCGTGCTATCGGCACCTCCTGGATATATGCCCGCGCCGCCTGCACCTTCTGGATATGTGTCCGTGCCATCGGCACCTCCTGGTTATATGCCCGCGCCGCCTGCACCTTCTGGATATGCGTCCGTGCCATCGGCACCTCCTGGATATATGCCCGCGCCGCCTGCACCTTCTGGATATGCGTCTGTGCCATCGGCACCTCCTGGATATATGCCCGCGCCGCCTGCAGCTTCTGGATATGCGTCTGTGCCATCGGCACCTCCTGGATATATGCCCGCGCCGCCTGCAGCTTCTGGATATGCGTCTGTGCCATCGGCACCTCCTGGATATATGCCCGCGCCGCCTGCAGCTTCTGGATATGCGTCTGTGCCATCGGCACCTCCTGGATATATGCCCGCGCCGCCTGCAGCTTCTGGATATGCGTCTGTGCCATCGGCACCTCCTGGATATATGCCCGCGCCGCCTGCAGCTTCTGGATATGCGTCTGTGCCATCGGCACCATCCGGATACATGCCCGCGCCACCGACACTATCCGGTTATATGCCTGCGCCGCCGGCATCATTTGGATTTGTACCCGCGCCGTCCGGgggatattattattaa